The genomic stretch TGCAAAATATTCTTCAACTTTAAAGAGTTCGGTGTCTTCCAACAACTGGATTTTAAAAGATCAGCCTTAGAACAGACTATTTTTTAAAGCCCTGGCCCTCTTTTGTCTTATCCTGCTTTTGTCCTGGCTGTTGGCCTTTGTCTTGCAGAGAACATTAGAACAAAAGATTTTTGAAGGAGGATTTACCATGAAGAAGCAAGCCTTGGGTGTTCTGATTTTGGCGGTTCTTTTGGCTGTTCCCGCCTTTGCCCAGATGGGTGGCATGTGGGGTGGTGGCTCTGGAGGGATGATGCATCATGGCGACGGTGACCACCAAGGCAAGGCCAGCCAGCATTCAGAGATGTCCGGGAAGTCCATGATGAATGACAAACACATGATGTACATGATGCGGGAGTGGGGCGGCATGATGGGAAACATGTCTCAGATGATGCGTCAGGGATGCACTCCGGAGCAGATGAAGGAGATGTCCAAGATGATGAGACAGATGGCCGATGAGATGGACCGCATGTCAAAGATGATGGAGGGCAAGGCCAGCCCCCAGGAGATGCAGAAACTCCATCAATCCATGATGGAAATGAGAAACAAAATAAATAACATGAGTCAGCAAAATTAAATGTCTGGGGGGCCCCCTTTTTAGGGGGCCCCTTATAGGGGGTAGCAATGAAGGCCGCCAAAGATGAACATAATGGCCACAATTCTCATTTAAACAATAACCGACATCATCCTATGGCCCCGGGTCCGGAAGAAGGACGCGGCCACAAAGTCCAAGATGTGCACTCCCACCATCCGGACCCGGGTAACCATCATTTAGCTCACAGAGAACACACCCCCCCTCTCCATCAGGAGATGGCGGGGGATGGCGATCATGCTGGTCATGGAGAAAGCGCCCCTGCCGCCCACACCCATCATGACCACCATGCCCACATGGTAGCTGACTTCAGGCGGCGATTCTGGATCTGCTTGGCCCTTACCTTTCCTGTTCTGGTTCTCTCCCCAATGATTCAACGTTTTTTAGGCTTCGAAGGCCTTATCCGTTTTCCCGGAGAGAGCTACCTTCTTTTTTTCCTTTCCTCAGTTATTTACTTCTACGGCGGTTATCCCTTCCTTAAAGGTCTCTTTGAAGAGCTCGCCAAATTACGTCCTGGGATGATGACCCTTATTGCCGTGGCCATAAGCACCGCCTACGTCTATAGCACGGTGGTTGTCTTTGGACTGCCGGGAAAGGTCTTTTTCTGGGAACTGGCCACTCTTATCGATATCATGCTTTTAGGGCACTGGATAGAGATGCGGTCGGTCATGGGGGCCTCAAGGGCCCTGGAGGAGCTGGCCCGACTTATGCCCTCTGAGGCCCACAAAATTGGCCCTGGCGGTCAGATAGTGGATGTCCCCATCTCCGGGCTTCGTCCTGGTGATCAGGTTCTCGTTAAACCCGGGGAGAAGATTCCTGCAGACGGTGTGGTGGTAGAGGGGGAGTCCTCGGTTAACGAGGCCATGCTCACCGGGGAATCCAAGCCGGTAAGCAAACGGCCGGGAGATAAGGTTATCGGTGGAGCCATCAATGGAGAAGGCTCCATGGTGGTGGAGATTTCCCGTACGGGAAGGGATTCTTTTCTCTCTCAGGTAATTGATCTCGTTCGTCAGGCCCAGGAGAGCAAATCGAAGACCCAGGATCTGGCCAACCGTGCGGCCTTATGGTTGACCATAATAGCCTTGGTCGGTGGCGCGGTGACCTTTTTTATTTGGTATTTCTATCTGGGGCGTGATCTGGCCTTTGCCTTGGAGAGGACAGTCACCGTCATGGTCATTACCTGCCCCCACGCTCTAGGTCTGGCGGTCCCCTTGGTGGTGGCTGTTTCTACAGCCATTTCGGCCAAAGAAGGCCTTCTTATTCGAAACCGGGCCTCCTTTGAAAGGGCCCGTCTTATCCAGGCCATCATATTTGACAAGACAGGGACCCTTACCCAGGGGAGATTCGGGGTCACCGATGTGGTCCTTTTTTCTGAGGACCTGGACCGGGAGGAACTCCTCAAATACGCAGCCTCTGTTGAGGCCCACTCTGAACACCCCATCGCCCAGGGTATTGTGACCTCAGCTCCCGAAACTCTGCCGGTGGAAGAGTTCCAGGCCATTGCCGGAAAGGGGGCCCGGGGTGTGGTTTCCGGCCGGGAGGTCATGGTGGTTAGTCCGGGGTATCTGCGGGAAAAGGGTCTGAATGTCCCTGAAGAGATCTCTTCTCTGGCGGCCCAGGGAAAGACAGTGGTCTTTGTCTTGATAGATGGGCAACTCAAGGGGGCTGTAGCCTTGGCTGACATTATCAGACCAGAGTCAAAGGAGGCCATTTCCCTCCTTAAGGCCCGAGGAATCAAGTGTCTGATGCTCACCGGTGATAACCGTCAGGTGGCCCGGTGGGTGGCCGAAGAGCTGGGCCTTGATGAGTTCTTTGCCGAAGTTCTTCCTCAGGAGAAGGCTGAAAAGGTCAAAGAGGTTCAGAGTCGCGGACTCATCGTAGCCATGACCGGCGATGGAGTAAATGACGCCCCGGCTCTGGCCCAGGCTGATGTTGGTATTGCCATTGGAGCCGGCACAGATGTGGCAGTAGAGACGGCTGATATCGTTCTGGTCCGTAGTAATCCTCTAGATGTGGTGGCCATTTTGGACCTTTCTCGGGCTACTTATAAGAAGATGATCCAAAATCTCCTTTGGGCTACTGGTTACAATGCCTTTGCCATTCCCCTGGCTGCTGGTGCCCTTTACAACTATGGAGTTCTTCTTTCTCCGGCCATGGGGGCTGTCCTCATGTCTTTAAGCACGGTCATTGTGGCCATAAATGCCCGTTTTCTAAAGATAAAGCAGAGGGTAAAGCAGACCTAACCTTAAAAGAAGGGCCGGGAAAAACGGCCCTTCTGCCTGCTACTGGCCCAAAGGGCCTTCTCTGTCTCTCTTCCCATATCTGCTTGTCAAAGCTCAACAGGCAGGCTATTTTCCGGTTGTGAAAAAGGGAAATGTCCAGGATTTTTATTTTCGTAAGGCCAAAGCTGAGGCCTATCCGGCTCGGTCAGTTTATAAACTCAAGGAGGCCCAGGCTCGCTTTCGCCTTCTATTCAGGGGAGCCAAGGTCCTTGATCTGGGGTGTTTTCCCGGTTCGTGGCTTAAATATGCCTCCGAAGTGGTGGGCCCACGAGGTCTGGTGATCGGGGTGGATCTTAAACCCGTTACCAAGGTCCAGGCAAACAATATCAAGACCCTGCAGGAGGACATAACCATCCTTGAACCTCAAGATCTACTTGCTATGGCGGGAGGGCCTTTCGACGTGGTCTTAAGCGATATGGCTCCCAATACCATTGGGCACAAGACCACAGATCACCTGCGGCAGATTGCCCTGGCCAGGAGGGCCTTTGAGTTGGCTAAAGAGGTTTTGATCCCCACCGGTGCGCTGTTTGTCAAAGTTTTTGAAGGCCAGGAGTTTCCGGATCTTCTCCGAGAGGTCAAAGAGACCTTTTATCGGGTCAAAGTCTTTAAGCCCAAAAGTTCCCGATCTGAGAGTCGGGAGACTTACATCTTCGCCCAAAAAAGACGTTAAGGAGGTTTTTTAATATGGCCGGACATTCCCACTGGGCACAAATAAAACGGAAGAAGGCCGCGGTAGACGCCAAAAGAGGCAAAATTTTTACCAAACTTATCCGGGAGATCATGGTTGCTGCCCGTCTGGGGGGTGGAGATCCCAGCGGCAATCCGCGGTTGCGGGCCGCGATTCAGGCGGCTCGGGCTGTAAATATGCCCAAGGAAAATATTGAACGAGCTATCAAGAAGGGCACAGGTGAGATTGCTGGTGAGGCCTATGAGGAGGTGACCTACGAAGGTTACGGCCCTGGAGGAGTAGCGGTGCTTATCGAAAGCATGACAGACAATAAGCGCCGCACCGTCTCTGAATTGCGGCATATCTTTAGTAAGTGTGGGGGCAACCTGGCCGAACCCGGGGCGGTGGCCTGGGTATTTGAAAGAAAGGGGCTTATTGTTGTCTCTCGAGAGGCCATAGGGGAAGAAGAGCTTCTGGATCTGGCCCTTGAGGCGGGAGCGGAAGATGTCCGCGAACAGGAGAGCGAATACGAGGTTATTACCACTCCGGAGGCCTTTGAAGAGGTGAAGAAGGCCCTTGAAGAGAGGGTTTCTCTTATTTCGGCCCAGGTGACCATGGTTCCCAAAACTACCGTCCGCCTGGAGGATGAAAAGAGCGTTCAACAGATGATGCGTCTTATGGATATGCTCGAAGAGCATGATGATGTCCAAAAGGTCTATGCTAACTTTGACATCCCGGATCAACTTATGGAGAAGGTTGCCTGATGCGGGTGGTGGGGATAGATCCTGGTAGCCGTATTTGTGCCTATGGGGTGGTGGAGGAGGGTCCCAGAGGACTTAGTCTCCTTGAGGTGGGCTACTTTGACCTTACCCGGATCTCCTGGCCGGAGAAGTTGGATATTCTCTACAAGGGACTAAAGGAAATTTTTCTCCACTATGAACCCCAAGCAGCCGCTTTTGAGGATATTTTTGTCTCTCGCAATCCCAGGTCGGCCCTGAAGCTTGGCCAGGCCCGGGGGGTAGCCTTGCTGGCGGCTGTAAGTCTGGGTATCCCGGTTCATGAGTATAGCCCCGGTCAGATAAAGCAATCTGTTTCCACCTATGGCCGGGCCAGTAAAGATCACGTCCATCAAGCCCTTAAATTTTTCTTTCCCGATAAGGATCTTTCTGGCCTAAGGGCGGATGAAGCCGACGCTTTGGCTATAGCTCTGTGTCATCTTTTTACCTGCGGTTTTAAGTCCGCGGTCTCTCAAGTGTTATGATAAGCTACCTGGAAGGGGTCATCATTTATAAAACACCAGGTCTGGTGGTTCTGAAAACTGGGGGGGTTGGCTATCAGATTTTTGTTCCTCCCTCACATCATCAAACCTTGCCGGCCATCTCGGAAAATGCCTCCCTGTTTACTTCCTTGGTGATTCGGGAAGAGACCCTGGAGCTCTATGGCTTTTTAACTCCTGGGGAGAGGGATCTGTTTCTTCTTTTGCAGCACACTAGCGGAATTGGTCCCCGGACGGCCTTGAACATTGTCTCCGCTCTTTCCCCCGATGATCTGGCTAGGGCTATCCAAGAGAGAGATATCTCCCGGCTCTCCAGCATTCCTGGTGTAGGCCGGAAGACGGCCGAGAGGCTGTGCGTTGAACTTAAGGATCGCTTCAAAACGATGGTTTCTCCAGAAAAAGACCCTGATCTTTTTGCCGATGCTGTCTCGGCCCTGCTTAATTTAGGCTTTAAGCGTCGGCAGGCAGAGGATGTCGTCTCAGACCTTATCTCCCAGGGAAAGCGCGATCTTGAAGCACTAATAAAAGATGCCTTAAGGCTTCTTTCCCATGAGTGAGATGGATCTTGACCTTCGGCCCAAAAGGCTGGCCGAATATATTGGCCAGGAGGAGGTCAAACGAAATCTTTCGGTGTTTATTGAGGCCGCCAGGGTCCGAGGTGAGCCCCTCGATCATGTTCTCCTTTATGGGCACCCTGGCCTGGGGAAAACTACTTTGGCCTATGTGGTTTCTCGGGAGCTTAATGTGAATATTAAGGTTACCTCAGGGCCGGTGATCGAGAGGGCTGGGGATTTAGCAGCCATTCTTACCAACCTTTCACCAGGGGATGTTCTCTTTATAGATGAGATTCATCGCCTCAGTCCGGCGGTAGAGGAAATCCTTTACCCGGCCATGGAGGACTTCCGTCTCGACATTATGGTAGGGCAGGGGCCGGGGGCCAAGTCTGTCCGGATCAGTCTTCCCCGGTTCACCCTTATCGGAGCCACCACCAGAGCCGGCCTTATTTCTGCCCCCCTCAGGGATCGTTTTGGGGTCGTTCTTAAGATTGATTTTTATTCCGTAGAGGAGTTGGCAGCTATTGTGGAGCGGTCGGCCAGGATCATGGGCATAGATCTGGACCGCAGTGGGGCCTTGGAGATTGCCCGTCGCTCCCGGGGAACCCCAAGGGTGGCCAATCGCCTACTTCGTCGGGTTTGTGATTTTGCCCTGGTGGAAGGCCATTCACTGATCAACGCCCAGGTGGCCAGCCGGGCCCTTGGACTTATGGAGGTCGATGAACGGGGACTTGACCGGACAGATCGACGTATCCTTATGACCATTATTGAGAAGTTTGGCGGGGGGCCGGTGGGGATAGAAACCCTGGCTACGGCCCTCTGTGAGGATCGCCGAACCCTGGAGGATCTTCACGAACCCTTTCTTATCCAGAGGGGCTATCTCAAGCGGACCAAAAGGGGACGAGTGGTTACCCCCCTGGCCTACGAACACTTAGGTGTTTTCGGGAGGAAGGATGAGCTCTTTGACAGTTAAGGATATACGGGAGA from Thermosulfuriphilus ammonigenes encodes the following:
- a CDS encoding heavy metal translocating P-type ATPase — translated: MAPGPEEGRGHKVQDVHSHHPDPGNHHLAHREHTPPLHQEMAGDGDHAGHGESAPAAHTHHDHHAHMVADFRRRFWICLALTFPVLVLSPMIQRFLGFEGLIRFPGESYLLFFLSSVIYFYGGYPFLKGLFEELAKLRPGMMTLIAVAISTAYVYSTVVVFGLPGKVFFWELATLIDIMLLGHWIEMRSVMGASRALEELARLMPSEAHKIGPGGQIVDVPISGLRPGDQVLVKPGEKIPADGVVVEGESSVNEAMLTGESKPVSKRPGDKVIGGAINGEGSMVVEISRTGRDSFLSQVIDLVRQAQESKSKTQDLANRAALWLTIIALVGGAVTFFIWYFYLGRDLAFALERTVTVMVITCPHALGLAVPLVVAVSTAISAKEGLLIRNRASFERARLIQAIIFDKTGTLTQGRFGVTDVVLFSEDLDREELLKYAASVEAHSEHPIAQGIVTSAPETLPVEEFQAIAGKGARGVVSGREVMVVSPGYLREKGLNVPEEISSLAAQGKTVVFVLIDGQLKGAVALADIIRPESKEAISLLKARGIKCLMLTGDNRQVARWVAEELGLDEFFAEVLPQEKAEKVKEVQSRGLIVAMTGDGVNDAPALAQADVGIAIGAGTDVAVETADIVLVRSNPLDVVAILDLSRATYKKMIQNLLWATGYNAFAIPLAAGALYNYGVLLSPAMGAVLMSLSTVIVAINARFLKIKQRVKQT
- a CDS encoding RlmE family RNA methyltransferase; the protein is MKKGNVQDFYFRKAKAEAYPARSVYKLKEAQARFRLLFRGAKVLDLGCFPGSWLKYASEVVGPRGLVIGVDLKPVTKVQANNIKTLQEDITILEPQDLLAMAGGPFDVVLSDMAPNTIGHKTTDHLRQIALARRAFELAKEVLIPTGALFVKVFEGQEFPDLLREVKETFYRVKVFKPKSSRSESRETYIFAQKRR
- a CDS encoding YebC/PmpR family DNA-binding transcriptional regulator, producing the protein MAGHSHWAQIKRKKAAVDAKRGKIFTKLIREIMVAARLGGGDPSGNPRLRAAIQAARAVNMPKENIERAIKKGTGEIAGEAYEEVTYEGYGPGGVAVLIESMTDNKRRTVSELRHIFSKCGGNLAEPGAVAWVFERKGLIVVSREAIGEEELLDLALEAGAEDVREQESEYEVITTPEAFEEVKKALEERVSLISAQVTMVPKTTVRLEDEKSVQQMMRLMDMLEEHDDVQKVYANFDIPDQLMEKVA
- the ruvC gene encoding crossover junction endodeoxyribonuclease RuvC: MRVVGIDPGSRICAYGVVEEGPRGLSLLEVGYFDLTRISWPEKLDILYKGLKEIFLHYEPQAAAFEDIFVSRNPRSALKLGQARGVALLAAVSLGIPVHEYSPGQIKQSVSTYGRASKDHVHQALKFFFPDKDLSGLRADEADALAIALCHLFTCGFKSAVSQVL
- the ruvA gene encoding Holliday junction branch migration protein RuvA, giving the protein MISYLEGVIIYKTPGLVVLKTGGVGYQIFVPPSHHQTLPAISENASLFTSLVIREETLELYGFLTPGERDLFLLLQHTSGIGPRTALNIVSALSPDDLARAIQERDISRLSSIPGVGRKTAERLCVELKDRFKTMVSPEKDPDLFADAVSALLNLGFKRRQAEDVVSDLISQGKRDLEALIKDALRLLSHE
- the ruvB gene encoding Holliday junction branch migration DNA helicase RuvB, whose product is MSEMDLDLRPKRLAEYIGQEEVKRNLSVFIEAARVRGEPLDHVLLYGHPGLGKTTLAYVVSRELNVNIKVTSGPVIERAGDLAAILTNLSPGDVLFIDEIHRLSPAVEEILYPAMEDFRLDIMVGQGPGAKSVRISLPRFTLIGATTRAGLISAPLRDRFGVVLKIDFYSVEELAAIVERSARIMGIDLDRSGALEIARRSRGTPRVANRLLRRVCDFALVEGHSLINAQVASRALGLMEVDERGLDRTDRRILMTIIEKFGGGPVGIETLATALCEDRRTLEDLHEPFLIQRGYLKRTKRGRVVTPLAYEHLGVFGRKDELFDS